In Persephonella sp. IF05-L8, the following are encoded in one genomic region:
- a CDS encoding MoxR family ATPase: MDTIQKIKNELKKAIIGQERMIDSLLIALITEGHILIEGVPGIAKTTAVKTLGKILNLDFKRIQFTPDLIPSDILGGEIYIIEKDEFRVKKGPIFTNLLLADEINRAPAKVQSALLEAMQERQVTIGEDTFPLDKPFMVMATLNPIEEEGVYNLPEAQLDRFLMKVVVDYPSEEEEYQILRLVTAQEGIRNEGVQVEEPQQVASKEDIIALKKQLKEIHVDKEVEKYMVELTTATRQPEKYGIDKKLIRLGLSPRATINLYKVSKAVALLNGKDYVSPADVLLYLKDVFRHRFMVSFYAEAEGITTDHIIDMIVEKVPMP, encoded by the coding sequence ATGGACACAATCCAGAAAATCAAAAATGAGTTAAAGAAGGCTATAATTGGTCAGGAAAGAATGATAGACAGCCTTTTGATAGCCCTTATCACAGAAGGGCATATCCTTATAGAAGGTGTTCCCGGAATTGCCAAAACCACAGCAGTAAAAACCCTTGGAAAAATTCTCAATCTTGATTTTAAAAGGATACAATTCACCCCTGACCTTATTCCATCAGACATTCTGGGAGGAGAGATATACATAATAGAAAAGGATGAATTCAGGGTCAAAAAGGGCCCCATATTTACCAATCTGCTTCTTGCAGATGAGATAAACAGGGCACCTGCAAAGGTTCAGTCAGCATTGCTTGAAGCCATGCAGGAAAGGCAGGTTACAATTGGAGAAGATACATTCCCCCTTGATAAACCATTTATGGTAATGGCAACCTTAAACCCTATTGAAGAAGAAGGAGTTTATAACCTGCCTGAAGCCCAGCTGGATAGATTTTTGATGAAAGTTGTAGTTGATTATCCATCTGAGGAAGAAGAATATCAAATTCTCAGGCTTGTTACAGCACAGGAAGGGATAAGAAATGAAGGTGTGCAAGTAGAAGAACCACAACAGGTTGCATCAAAAGAGGATATCATTGCCCTGAAAAAACAGTTAAAAGAAATCCATGTAGACAAAGAAGTTGAAAAATATATGGTTGAATTAACAACGGCAACAAGACAGCCTGAGAAATACGGAATAGATAAAAAGCTTATTAGACTGGGATTAAGCCCAAGGGCAACTATAAATCTTTATAAAGTTTCAAAAGCAGTAGCTTTACTGAACGGGAAAGATTATGTATCACCTGCAGATGTGCTTTTATACCTGAAAGATGTTTTCAGGCACAGATTTATGGTGTCCTTCTATGCAGAAGCCGAAGGAATAACTACAGACCATATCATAGATATGATAGTTGAAAAAGTCCCTATGCCGTAA
- a CDS encoding DUF58 domain-containing protein, whose amino-acid sequence MIEKSKIISLKAQHKVLSSLEGIHKAIIFGEEDDLKNIREYTYGDNVKRINWIITAKERKPYVVEREELKSQNIIIVLLLDQEMLFKNKLDKVSEIFAILGYSALYHKDKLHTYIFTDKIEKYFPHKNHPQHITNILDFIYSLDIKHKKIDTENIYRLINRHKRSLVILIGDFVYPMNILNIASKHKLSVICVRDKEEENPSGYTGFQLKSFDEKRKIPLLVSPMVKIYKRNLEKLDENLRHQIVLKRIPFQKIFTDEDPFIKLKLMFS is encoded by the coding sequence ATGATTGAAAAAAGCAAAATTATATCCTTAAAAGCACAGCACAAAGTTTTATCCTCTCTGGAAGGTATTCACAAAGCAATAATATTTGGTGAGGAGGATGATTTAAAAAATATAAGGGAATACACTTACGGAGATAATGTCAAAAGAATAAACTGGATAATAACTGCAAAGGAAAGAAAACCCTATGTTGTAGAACGGGAAGAGCTAAAAAGCCAGAATATAATTATTGTTTTGCTTTTAGACCAGGAAATGCTTTTTAAAAATAAATTAGATAAGGTTTCAGAGATTTTTGCCATCTTAGGCTATTCAGCCTTATACCATAAAGACAAGCTACATACCTATATTTTCACAGATAAGATAGAAAAATATTTTCCCCACAAAAACCATCCACAGCATATTACGAATATTCTTGATTTTATTTACTCATTAGATATAAAACACAAAAAAATAGACACAGAAAATATATACAGACTTATAAATAGACATAAAAGGTCTCTTGTAATACTGATAGGAGATTTTGTTTATCCGATGAATATTTTAAATATAGCCTCAAAACATAAGCTGTCTGTAATCTGTGTAAGGGATAAAGAAGAAGAAAATCCTTCCGGATATACAGGATTTCAGCTTAAATCATTTGATGAAAAAAGAAAAATCCCGCTCCTTGTAAGCCCTATGGTTAAAATTTATAAAAGAAATCTGGAAAAACTTGATGAAAATCTAAGACACCAGATTGTCTTAAAAAGAATTCCTTTTCAGAAAATATTTACAGATGAAGACCCATTTATAAAACTGAAATTAATGTTCAGTTGA